A portion of the Chloroflexota bacterium genome contains these proteins:
- a CDS encoding recombinase family protein has product MKAAIYARVSTDDQEPANQVLELRRWAEGQGYAVVAEYVDFASRARRRERLDDLFEDAGRHKFGIVAIWSLDRLTREGPLPTLLYIHRLNALGVKVYSHQEPYLDPRLPF; this is encoded by the coding sequence GTGAAGGCGGCCATCTACGCCAGGGTGTCGACCGATGACCAGGAGCCAGCGAACCAGGTTCTTGAGCTGCGGCGGTGGGCTGAGGGGCAGGGCTATGCGGTTGTGGCGGAATATGTGGACTTCGCCTCTCGTGCCCGGCGGCGGGAGCGCCTCGACGACCTCTTTGAAGATGCTGGAAGGCACAAGTTTGGCATCGTGGCGATATGGAGCCTCGACCGGCTCACCAGGGAGGGGCCGCTCCCCACCCTGCTTTACATCCATCGTCTGAATGCTCTGGGGGTCAAGGTTTACTCCCACCAGGAGCCGTACCTAGACCCCCGACTGCCCTTCTAG
- a CDS encoding TOBE domain-containing protein, with protein MLSARNQFRGAIKSVKLDGVMAEVVVAVGNIEVVSLISRASAEHLGLKVGDEVTAVIKATEVMVAKA; from the coding sequence ATGTTAAGCGCACGGAATCAGTTCAGAGGTGCAATCAAGTCGGTGAAGCTGGATGGAGTCATGGCCGAGGTGGTAGTGGCAGTGGGAAATATTGAGGTAGTCTCCCTTATCAGTCGTGCCTCAGCCGAACACCTGGGACTGAAGGTCGGCGACGAGGTAACCGCGGTAATCAAGGCTACGGAAGTAATGGTGGCCAAAGCCTGA
- the argC gene encoding N-acetyl-gamma-glutamyl-phosphate reductase, producing MEPRVGIINVTGYAGMELARLLSRHPRVRLTSVTGRGLAGQTLAQALPHLLALDLPITQEPGEVDFLFSALPHKASAEALLPYIRKGIKVVDISADFRLKDAGEYERWYETKHPAPGLLPEAVYGLPELHRGDIKKARVVANPGCYPTAAILALAPALKEGLISTTVIIDAKSGVSGAGRALSLNIHFAEANEDVSAYALEGHRHLAEMAQELNPLSPEPLRITFVPHLVPMTRGILATCYASLIPGKLPADEKGEKDLLELYRRFYRGEPFVRVVDSSPHTKHTLGSNLCLVHPTLDPRTGRLIVLSAIDNLVKGAAGQAVQNMNLMLGLPETLGLEAPALFP from the coding sequence ATGGAACCACGGGTAGGCATCATCAATGTTACCGGCTACGCCGGGATGGAGCTGGCGCGCCTCCTCTCCCGCCATCCCCGTGTGAGGCTCACCTCCGTCACCGGCCGGGGCCTGGCAGGGCAGACCCTTGCCCAGGCCCTCCCTCACCTTCTTGCCCTTGACCTGCCCATCACCCAGGAACCAGGGGAGGTGGACTTCCTTTTCTCCGCCCTTCCCCATAAGGCCAGCGCCGAGGCCCTTCTGCCTTACATAAGAAAGGGAATCAAGGTGGTGGACATCAGCGCCGATTTCCGCCTGAAGGATGCCGGGGAGTATGAGAGGTGGTATGAGACGAAACACCCTGCCCCCGGGCTCCTCCCCGAGGCGGTCTACGGCCTGCCGGAGCTCCACCGGGGGGATATAAAAAAGGCCCGGGTTGTGGCCAACCCGGGGTGCTATCCCACCGCCGCCATCCTGGCCCTGGCCCCCGCCCTCAAGGAGGGCCTCATCAGCACCACGGTTATCATTGATGCCAAGTCGGGGGTCTCCGGGGCGGGGCGGGCACTCAGCCTCAACATCCATTTCGCCGAGGCCAACGAGGATGTCTCGGCCTATGCCCTGGAGGGCCACCGCCACCTGGCGGAGATGGCCCAGGAGCTCAACCCCCTCTCCCCGGAGCCCCTGCGGATTACCTTTGTGCCTCACCTGGTCCCCATGACCCGGGGCATCCTCGCTACCTGCTATGCCTCTCTGATACCCGGCAAGCTCCCCGCCGATGAAAAAGGGGAGAAGGACCTCTTGGAGCTCTACCGCCGGTTCTACCGGGGGGAGCCATTTGTGCGGGTGGTGGACTCCTCTCCCCACACCAAGCACACCCTGGGGAGCAACCTCTGTCTTGTCCACCCCACCCTGGACCCCAGGACGGGCCGGCTCATTGTCCTCTCGGCGATAGACAACCTGGTAAAGGGGGCGGCGGGGCAGGCCGTCCAGAACATGAACCTGATGCTGGGCCTCCCCGAAACCCTCGGCCTGGAAGCCCCAGCGCTATTCCCATGA
- a CDS encoding endonuclease III codes for MARLAREYGSLPPPSRFDPLTELVLTVLSQNTSDRNSHPAFEALKRRFASWEEMAGASEVEIARPIRQGGLARIKASRLKAILQEIERRRGRPDLEFLRALPTAEARAWLRSLPGVGPKTAAVVLLFSLGKPALPVDTHVHRVAVRLGLLPPGTGREKAHELLEAIVPPAGFYPFHLYLLEHGRRICRARKPRCPLCPVNSICPSYGVFYPVVKREQVMERV; via the coding sequence ATGGCCCGACTGGCGAGGGAATACGGCTCTCTCCCCCCTCCCAGCCGCTTTGACCCGCTGACCGAGCTGGTCCTTACGGTCCTTTCCCAGAATACCTCTGACAGGAACTCGCATCCTGCCTTTGAGGCCCTGAAAAGGCGTTTTGCCTCCTGGGAGGAGATGGCCGGGGCCTCTGAGGTAGAGATTGCCCGGCCCATAAGGCAGGGGGGCCTGGCCCGGATAAAGGCGAGCAGGCTAAAGGCCATTTTGCAGGAGATAGAGAGAAGGAGGGGGAGGCCGGACCTGGAGTTCCTCAGGGCCCTGCCCACGGCGGAGGCCCGGGCTTGGCTCCGCTCCCTGCCGGGGGTGGGCCCCAAGACGGCGGCGGTGGTGCTCCTCTTCTCCTTGGGGAAGCCCGCCCTGCCCGTGGATACCCATGTCCACCGGGTAGCCGTCCGGCTGGGCCTTCTCCCCCCCGGCACCGGCCGGGAGAAGGCCCACGAGCTCCTGGAGGCCATTGTCCCCCCGGCTGGTTTCTATCCCTTTCACCTCTACCTCCTGGAGCACGGGAGAAGGATATGCCGGGCAAGAAAACCCCGCTGTCCCCTCTGCCCGGTGAATAGCATCTGTCCCAGCTATGGTGTATTCTATCCCGTAGTCAAAAGAGAGCAGGTTATGGAAAGGGTCTGA
- a CDS encoding histidine phosphatase family protein — MEHYLVVVRHGRTEWNRVERFRGRANIGLDGVGVEQARAASRSLPRYQPRAIYASPLERTARTAGIISQELGLEAVPLPQLIDMDFGDWTGLTLDEGARKDGGLFKLWQEAPHRARFPGGEGLAEVRERVEAAVALVREKHPEETVVLVSHKVVCKVLVLALLGLENSRFWQVEQDLAAISVFDFRLGRPSALLINDTCHLKGL, encoded by the coding sequence ATGGAACACTATCTGGTGGTGGTCCGCCACGGCCGCACCGAGTGGAACCGGGTGGAGCGCTTCCGGGGCCGGGCAAATATCGGGCTGGATGGGGTGGGGGTGGAGCAGGCCCGGGCCGCCTCAAGAAGCCTGCCCCGCTACCAGCCCAGGGCTATCTATGCCAGCCCACTGGAAAGGACGGCCAGGACGGCGGGAATCATCAGTCAGGAACTGGGCCTCGAGGCAGTGCCCCTTCCTCAGCTCATAGATATGGACTTCGGCGACTGGACGGGCCTCACCCTGGACGAGGGGGCCCGGAAGGACGGCGGGCTCTTCAAGCTCTGGCAGGAGGCCCCGCACCGGGCGAGGTTCCCGGGTGGGGAGGGGCTGGCGGAGGTGAGGGAGAGGGTGGAGGCGGCGGTCGCCCTGGTCCGCGAGAAGCACCCCGAGGAAACGGTGGTCCTGGTCTCCCATAAAGTGGTCTGCAAGGTGCTGGTGCTGGCGCTCCTGGGGTTGGAGAACTCCCGCTTCTGGCAGGTGGAGCAGGACCTGGCGGCCATAAGCGTCTTTGACTTTCGCCTGGGCCGGCCCTCGGCCCTCCTCATCAACGATACCTGCCACCTGAAGGGCCTGTGA
- a CDS encoding TldD/PmbA family protein, whose protein sequence is MTASRELLEHALKGVKADYAEIRLEEAEASNIRYRGQEVEEAGISSSLGGNVRALAKGGWGLVSFNDLPQPQQLREKVDLAVRQARLAGREESRLAPTPTVVESLQDKPNPNPLTIPLAQKKELLDQYKEIILSTPGITTSIVAYSDGWKRTVFASSQGSYVEQARSDVGLQMLAVARDGGEVQQASLSVGSRGDFPQIAHLHHQVKEISQRAVELLSAPRVKGGEYTVVLDPVLAGVFVHEAFGHLSESDFVYENPGLQEIMVLGKRFGEGILNIVDDATIPGLRGSYKYDDEGVPARKNYLIREGILVGRLHSRETAGRMGEGLSGNARSASYRFPPIVRMSNTFIEPDTANLDDLLEGIEEGIYARNWHGGTTSMEMFTFSAGEAFMIRKGKIAEPIRPVVLTGNVFATLALIDGIARDLDMNQGGGCGKGDQSPLPVSNGSPHIRIRKCLVGGR, encoded by the coding sequence ATGACCGCGTCTCGTGAGCTTCTGGAGCATGCCCTGAAAGGCGTGAAGGCCGACTACGCCGAAATCCGCCTGGAGGAGGCCGAGGCCAGCAACATCCGCTACCGGGGGCAGGAGGTGGAAGAGGCAGGCATCTCCTCCAGCCTGGGGGGAAATGTCCGGGCCCTGGCAAAGGGAGGTTGGGGCCTTGTCTCCTTCAACGACCTCCCCCAGCCGCAACAGCTCCGGGAGAAGGTGGACCTGGCAGTGAGGCAGGCCCGCTTGGCCGGTAGGGAGGAGTCCCGCCTGGCCCCCACCCCCACGGTGGTGGAAAGCCTCCAGGATAAGCCCAACCCCAATCCCCTGACTATCCCCCTGGCCCAAAAGAAGGAGCTCCTGGACCAGTACAAAGAAATCATCCTGTCCACCCCCGGTATCACCACCTCCATCGTCGCCTATAGCGACGGCTGGAAGCGGACTGTCTTTGCCAGTTCCCAGGGGAGCTATGTGGAGCAGGCCCGCTCCGATGTGGGCCTCCAGATGCTGGCGGTGGCCCGGGATGGGGGTGAGGTGCAACAGGCCAGCCTTTCCGTGGGGAGCCGGGGGGACTTCCCCCAAATAGCCCACCTCCACCACCAGGTGAAAGAGATATCGCAACGGGCGGTGGAGCTCCTCTCCGCCCCCCGGGTAAAGGGGGGCGAATACACCGTGGTCCTGGACCCCGTCCTGGCGGGGGTCTTCGTCCACGAGGCATTCGGCCACCTCTCGGAATCGGACTTTGTCTATGAAAACCCCGGGCTCCAGGAGATAATGGTCCTGGGCAAGCGCTTCGGGGAGGGCATCCTGAACATCGTGGACGATGCCACCATCCCCGGGCTAAGGGGGAGCTACAAGTATGATGACGAAGGGGTCCCCGCCCGCAAGAACTACCTCATCCGGGAGGGCATCCTGGTGGGCCGGCTCCACTCCCGGGAGACGGCGGGAAGGATGGGGGAAGGCCTTTCCGGCAATGCACGGAGCGCCTCCTACCGCTTCCCCCCTATTGTCCGTATGTCCAACACCTTCATAGAGCCGGATACGGCCAACCTGGATGACCTCCTGGAAGGCATAGAAGAAGGGATATATGCCCGGAACTGGCACGGCGGGACCACCAGCATGGAAATGTTCACCTTCTCCGCCGGTGAGGCCTTCATGATAAGAAAGGGGAAGATAGCCGAGCCCATCCGCCCGGTGGTGCTCACGGGGAATGTCTTTGCCACCCTGGCCCTGATTGACGGGATTGCCCGGGACCTGGACATGAACCAGGGGGGAGGCTGCGGCAAGGGGGACCAGTCTCCCCTCCCCGTCAGCAACGGCAGCCCCCACATCCGCATCCGGAAGTGCCTGGTGGGGGGAAGATGA